In a genomic window of Melitaea cinxia chromosome 27, ilMelCinx1.1, whole genome shotgun sequence:
- the LOC123666704 gene encoding uncharacterized protein LOC123666704: MSTNSCQKKKSLKVCIQTFICFNLLEYINKYRKMSKTAHVVDGEASESDSEIEIGKSPDISSFSQTCVISGEAPESDDETKVQSPDINEIDAPLHTSMIPTSPTKLIHNSLLHQKLWECNVSLRATIEGLAKHTTDICVEKLTRADKTLLSVQECMRSTNANLTLARARLKQLHTELEKANCATALPTVKIK; this comes from the exons ATGTCAACAAATAGCtgtcaaaagaaaaaaagtcttAAAGTCTGCatacaaacttttatttgttttaatttactagaatatattaataaatataggaaAATGTCGAAAACAGCACACGTAGTAGATGGAGAAGCATCAGAATCCGATTCAGAAATTGAGATTGGTAAATCGCCA gaTATATCATCATTCTCACAGACCTGTGTCATATCTGGTGAAGCACCGGAATCTGATGatg agACTAAAGTACAATCGCCGGATATAAATGAGATAGATGCTCCTCTGCACACATCAATGATCCCGACATCACCCACCAAATTGATACATAACTCATTGTTGCATCAAAAATTAT gGGAATGCAATGTCTCGCTTCGAGCTACAATCGAAGGACTAGCCAAACACACAACTGACATTTGTGTTGAGAAGCTGACGAGGGCTGACAAGACTCTGCTAAGTGTACAG GAGTGTATGAGATCAACAAATGCCAACTTGACTCTAGCGAGGGCCAGGCTGAAGCAACTTCACACCGAACTTGAAAAAGCAAATTGTGCAACCGCTTTGCCGACTGTTAAGATTAAATAG